From Streptosporangium album, the proteins below share one genomic window:
- a CDS encoding ATP-binding protein, translated as MATRLLSVLIGAFTDRFRTTGGTVRPPGMTWPPGLGPAPVDCLVISRRFASAPGQVRHARAFVAEIVGDGHPCLDDALLLTSELATNAVEHPTGPPRQPGRAREFLVTVAFVPHGLLITVQDPGSLTVPCPRDAGQDATGGRGLALVNALATRWGFHRDSLGTVIWFELGSPV; from the coding sequence ATGGCGACACGACTGCTGTCCGTGCTCATCGGCGCGTTCACTGACCGCTTCCGCACAACCGGCGGCACCGTGCGACCTCCCGGCATGACGTGGCCGCCGGGTCTGGGACCGGCGCCGGTGGACTGCCTGGTGATCTCCCGGCGGTTCGCCTCCGCGCCCGGCCAGGTCAGGCACGCCCGCGCGTTCGTCGCCGAGATCGTCGGGGACGGTCACCCCTGCCTTGACGACGCCCTCCTGCTGACCAGCGAGCTCGCCACCAACGCCGTCGAACACCCCACCGGACCGCCCCGGCAGCCCGGCAGGGCGCGGGAGTTCCTCGTCACGGTGGCCTTCGTCCCCCACGGTTTGCTGATCACCGTCCAGGACCCCGGCTCCCTGACCGTCCCCTGCCCCAGGGACGCCGGCCAGGATGCCACCGGCGGCCGGGGCCTCGCGCTCGTCAACGCCTTGGCCACCCGCTGGGGATTCCACCGTGACTCCCTCGGGACCGTGATCTGGTTCGAACTCGGCTCACCTGTCTGA
- a CDS encoding MFS transporter produces MRSGHRLGRRFGWFWGAYGTSELGTWLAFGAFPLIAIQVLHAGPAEVAALSSVGAAVGAAVAVPLGPWVEFRRKRPVLIAMDLVRFTALLTIPAAFALGVLTFLQLLLVSVVVAAADITFRAASGAYLKTLLPAEDLLVANARFESTAWTTTIIGPPLGGAAIGLLGPVATVVADAVSYLLSALGIRAIGGHEPRPQRREAARMRAGDLLDGWRYILADATLRRLFFNTTLFNGLVMATQPLLAVLMLDRLGFAPWQYGLAFAAPSIGGLLGSRLARPLVTRFGQHQVLVVAGTLRAIWPVGLAFLGPGTGGLLLVMGVELGLIFCCGVFNPVYTTYRLERTATDRVTRTLSAWAVTTKATTALLTAAWGVLGSLLGPRTAIGLAGVLLLATPLLLPRRAAALLSEPEPARSHT; encoded by the coding sequence ATGAGGAGCGGGCACCGGCTGGGGCGGCGGTTCGGGTGGTTCTGGGGAGCGTACGGGACCAGCGAGCTCGGCACGTGGCTCGCCTTCGGCGCGTTCCCGCTGATCGCCATCCAGGTGCTGCACGCCGGACCGGCCGAGGTCGCTGCGCTCTCCTCCGTGGGGGCTGCGGTGGGCGCGGCCGTGGCGGTGCCGCTCGGCCCGTGGGTGGAGTTTCGCCGCAAGCGGCCGGTGCTGATCGCGATGGACCTGGTGCGGTTCACGGCGCTGCTGACGATCCCCGCCGCGTTCGCGCTCGGCGTGCTCACCTTCCTTCAGCTCCTGCTGGTCTCGGTCGTCGTCGCGGCGGCCGACATCACCTTCCGCGCCGCCTCCGGCGCGTACCTGAAGACGCTGCTGCCGGCCGAGGACCTGCTCGTCGCCAACGCCCGATTCGAGTCCACGGCCTGGACGACCACGATCATCGGACCGCCGCTGGGCGGCGCGGCGATCGGGCTCCTGGGCCCGGTGGCGACGGTGGTGGCCGACGCGGTCAGCTACCTGCTCTCGGCCCTGGGCATCCGCGCGATAGGCGGGCACGAGCCGCGGCCCCAGCGCCGGGAGGCCGCACGCATGCGGGCCGGGGACCTGCTCGACGGTTGGCGGTACATCCTCGCCGACGCGACGCTGCGTCGGCTGTTCTTCAACACCACCTTGTTCAACGGCCTGGTGATGGCCACCCAGCCGCTGCTGGCCGTCCTGATGCTCGACCGACTCGGGTTCGCACCGTGGCAGTACGGCCTCGCCTTCGCCGCGCCCTCAATCGGCGGACTGCTCGGTTCACGGCTGGCCCGACCGCTCGTCACCCGGTTCGGGCAGCACCAGGTCCTGGTCGTGGCCGGGACGCTGCGCGCGATCTGGCCCGTCGGCCTGGCCTTCCTGGGGCCGGGCACCGGCGGGCTGCTGCTGGTGATGGGCGTCGAGCTCGGGCTCATCTTCTGCTGCGGGGTCTTCAACCCCGTCTACACCACTTACCGCCTCGAGCGCACCGCAACCGACCGGGTCACCCGCACACTGTCCGCATGGGCGGTGACGACCAAGGCCACGACCGCGCTCCTGACAGCCGCCTGGGGTGTGCTGGGCAGCCTGCTCGGCCCGCGTACGGCCATCGGCCTGGCCGGCGTGCTCCTGCTGGCGACCCCGCTGCTGCTCCCCCGCCGCGCCGCAGCGCTTCTCTCCGAGCCGGAGCCGGCCCGTAGCCACACATGA
- a CDS encoding RICIN domain-containing protein: MLLARHLLAGAVVAAVVSAATALPAAAAARQPATHAALAGPPVCVDATGARTNGTRVHLWQCFGNTNQKFVIANGLIKVEDTLGSGTPMCLDAAGARTNGTRVHLWQCANTNTNQIWFIRRGEIVIKDTLASGTPMCLDATGARTNGTQMHLWECAAGNTNQKFVIDNGMIEVEDTLT; the protein is encoded by the coding sequence ATGTTGCTTGCTCGCCATCTACTGGCCGGCGCCGTCGTCGCCGCCGTCGTGAGCGCGGCTACCGCCCTGCCCGCCGCGGCCGCCGCCCGGCAACCCGCTACCCACGCTGCTCTCGCCGGCCCCCCCGTGTGCGTGGACGCCACCGGCGCCCGGACCAACGGCACCCGGGTGCACCTGTGGCAATGCTTTGGCAACACCAACCAGAAGTTCGTGATCGCCAACGGCCTGATCAAGGTCGAAGACACCCTTGGCTCCGGCACTCCGATGTGCCTGGACGCCGCCGGCGCCCGGACCAACGGCACCCGGGTGCACCTGTGGCAATGCGCGAACACCAACACCAACCAGATCTGGTTCATCAGGAGGGGAGAGATCGTCATCAAGGACACCCTCGCCTCCGGCACCCCGATGTGCCTGGACGCCACCGGCGCCCGCACCAACGGCACCCAGATGCACCTGTGGGAATGCGCCGCGGGCAACACCAACCAGAAGTTCGTGATCGACAATGGCATGATCGAGGTCGAAGACACCCTGACCTGA
- a CDS encoding cysteine hydrolase family protein, translating into MSTAPALDPAHTAFLVMDYQPAILALLPEGGYRDALLTRVEGAISDVRANGGTIAYVRVGFTEADWDAIPATNKSFAPVAQHRVMHHEDPAAAIHDRLAPQDGDIMVRKVRYGGISTTDLDQRLRERGITTLVVSGISTSGVVLSTVIDAADRDYQLYVLSDGVADPDTEVHNVLLHQVLPSRAHIIDTAELHTLLRAD; encoded by the coding sequence GTGAGCACTGCCCCCGCACTTGACCCCGCGCACACCGCCTTCCTCGTCATGGACTACCAGCCCGCGATCCTGGCCCTTCTGCCCGAAGGTGGGTACCGCGATGCCCTGCTGACCCGCGTGGAAGGGGCCATATCCGACGTTCGCGCCAACGGCGGCACCATCGCCTACGTCCGCGTCGGCTTCACTGAGGCCGACTGGGACGCGATCCCGGCCACCAACAAGTCCTTCGCCCCGGTGGCCCAGCACCGTGTCATGCACCACGAGGACCCTGCCGCTGCCATCCACGATCGCCTGGCTCCCCAGGACGGCGACATCATGGTGCGCAAGGTCCGCTACGGCGGCATATCCACCACCGACCTTGACCAGCGGCTGCGCGAGCGCGGCATCACCACTCTGGTCGTCTCCGGCATCAGTACCAGCGGCGTCGTCCTGTCCACCGTCATCGACGCGGCCGACCGCGACTACCAGCTCTACGTCCTGTCCGACGGCGTCGCCGACCCTGACACCGAAGTCCACAACGTCCTGCTCCATCAAGTCCTCCCCTCACGGGCCCACATCATCGACACCGCCGAGCTGCACACCCTGCTCCGGGCTGACTGA
- a CDS encoding LysR family transcriptional regulator, which produces MDLDTVRTFVAAADAGQFQEAAAELAVTQQAVSKRIAALERNLGVRLFTRTPRGAELTIDGQAFLPHARELLRVAERAVASVRTGRRPLRVDVIASRSAASGLMRGFHRAHPEIELDVLMLFDIETAVAAIRSGAIDASFRAVAVPGRPLPEDIESVRVLDEPLQLLTGPAHALTGARSVPLAQLAGHRIWMPGIVPGTEWAAYYDDLVAEFGLTIEATGPNFGSDALLDTIADTPALATFMGEQTRLIWPADHGLRRIPVTDPTPVYPHSLLWHRDNPHPALATLRAHLTAASAGHDAAGTWAPGWVIPR; this is translated from the coding sequence ATGGACCTCGACACCGTCCGGACCTTCGTCGCCGCCGCCGACGCGGGGCAGTTCCAGGAGGCCGCCGCCGAGCTGGCGGTCACCCAGCAGGCCGTCTCCAAGCGCATCGCCGCGCTGGAGCGCAACCTCGGCGTGCGGCTGTTCACCCGCACCCCGCGCGGCGCCGAGCTCACCATCGACGGGCAGGCGTTCCTGCCCCACGCGCGCGAGCTGCTGCGCGTCGCCGAGCGCGCGGTCGCGTCCGTGCGCACCGGCCGCCGTCCGCTGCGCGTCGACGTGATCGCCTCGCGCAGCGCGGCGTCGGGCCTGATGCGCGGCTTCCACCGCGCGCACCCCGAGATCGAACTCGACGTGCTGATGCTGTTCGACATCGAGACGGCCGTCGCCGCCATCCGGTCCGGTGCGATCGACGCGTCCTTCCGCGCCGTCGCCGTGCCCGGCCGGCCCCTTCCCGAGGACATCGAATCCGTCCGGGTGCTCGACGAGCCGCTCCAGCTCCTCACCGGCCCCGCCCACGCGCTGACGGGCGCCCGGTCGGTGCCCCTCGCTCAGCTCGCCGGGCACCGGATCTGGATGCCCGGCATCGTCCCCGGAACCGAGTGGGCCGCCTACTACGACGATCTCGTCGCCGAGTTCGGCCTCACCATCGAGGCGACCGGCCCCAACTTCGGCTCCGACGCGCTCCTCGACACCATCGCCGACACCCCGGCCCTGGCCACCTTCATGGGCGAGCAGACCCGCCTGATCTGGCCCGCCGACCACGGCCTGCGCCGCATCCCGGTGACCGACCCGACGCCCGTCTACCCGCACTCGCTCCTGTGGCACCGCGACAACCCCCACCCAGCGCTGGCCACCCTCCGCGCCCACCTCACCGCCGCATCGGCCGGTCACGACGCCGCCGGGACCTGGGCGCCGGGCTGGGTGATTCCGCGCTGA
- a CDS encoding helix-turn-helix domain-containing protein, with translation MLSAVTLAARPQFTVAAVTCRAHHTRWSEPDVRDDHRMVLVRRGRFRRWADGADADLDPTIAYLGAPGEEERFAHPAGGDLCTSVSFEPRLWEGLRGGTTVYVDARVDLAHRRLLAAADGGDVDYALAEELFRLIASVAGRPADRPCPADRALVAAAREAIIEGHPAAAGLCPLARLLEVSPYRLSRVFSREVGVSLTRYRNRVRVGRMMQRLEDGDRDLAGLAADLGFADQAHLTRTAREDTGDTPTALRLLLAPASPGREMVSSDR, from the coding sequence GTGCTCTCCGCCGTGACCCTCGCCGCCCGGCCCCAGTTCACCGTGGCCGCGGTGACCTGCCGCGCGCACCACACCCGATGGTCGGAGCCGGACGTGCGCGACGACCACCGGATGGTGCTGGTGCGACGCGGCAGATTCCGGCGGTGGGCCGACGGGGCCGATGCCGACCTGGATCCCACGATTGCCTACCTGGGGGCGCCGGGTGAGGAGGAACGGTTCGCCCACCCCGCCGGGGGTGATCTCTGCACGTCCGTGAGCTTCGAGCCCCGGCTCTGGGAGGGGCTCCGGGGCGGGACGACGGTGTACGTGGACGCGCGCGTCGATCTCGCCCACCGGCGGCTGCTCGCCGCCGCCGACGGTGGGGACGTCGACTACGCGCTCGCCGAGGAGCTGTTCCGGCTCATCGCGTCGGTCGCCGGACGGCCGGCTGACCGGCCGTGCCCCGCCGACCGGGCGCTCGTCGCGGCGGCCCGTGAGGCGATCATCGAAGGACACCCGGCGGCGGCGGGGCTCTGCCCGCTGGCCAGACTGCTGGAGGTCTCTCCGTACCGGCTGAGCCGGGTGTTCTCGCGGGAGGTGGGCGTGTCACTGACCCGCTACCGCAACCGGGTCCGCGTCGGCCGGATGATGCAGCGGCTCGAAGACGGCGACCGCGACCTCGCCGGCCTGGCCGCGGACCTCGGGTTCGCCGACCAGGCGCACCTGACCCGGACCGCCCGCGAGGACACGGGGGACACCCCGACCGCGCTCCGCCTGCTCCTCGCCCCGGCCTCCCCTGGCAGGGAAATGGTTTCCTCAGACAGGTGA
- a CDS encoding VOC family protein: protein MAALAEPTAIIIDCAAPGALAEFYRKVTGWEVTHLDDDSAYLGDGPIQLAFQRVPGYRGPGWPDAAKHAHLDLKVADLEIATKELLALGATRPEFQPGEGQWTVLADPEGHLFCIAAG, encoded by the coding sequence ATGGCCGCTCTCGCGGAACCCACCGCCATCATCATCGACTGCGCCGCCCCTGGAGCGCTCGCCGAGTTCTATCGGAAGGTCACCGGCTGGGAGGTCACCCACCTCGACGACGACTCCGCCTACCTCGGCGACGGCCCGATCCAGCTCGCCTTCCAGCGGGTCCCCGGCTATCGCGGGCCCGGATGGCCCGACGCGGCCAAGCACGCCCACCTTGACCTCAAGGTCGCCGACCTGGAGATCGCGACCAAGGAACTGCTGGCGCTCGGCGCGACCAGGCCCGAGTTCCAGCCCGGCGAGGGCCAGTGGACGGTCCTCGCCGACCCTGAAGGACATCTCTTCTGCATCGCCGCAGGCTGA
- a CDS encoding serine/threonine-protein kinase: MRCSQETPTGSADTGWRVASFCTAKVIDADLAAVPPYIVSEYVEGVDLRRAGRRFAGDDLHRLATAVATALTAVHEAGVIHRDLKPDNVLLGPDGPRVIDFGIARTAEMSLTVSGHIAGTPTYMAPEIFTGQRAGPAADVFAWGGVMVFAATGQDPFRADALGGVMHRVLSHDPDLDALPPSVRPLVAAALNKDPARRPTARDLLLTLVGGAGETDLLGAGSSRAGALHAGEVIDPGLGTLAEDAYTMLEADERELVPELLLRLVAIGADGLETVRRVPSVDLLPERPEARRRILDVFAYLLAERDGEVTISRPAVLRAWPRLRKWVETDRDGLPIIAEITQAARIWDTHGRRDGDLLQGSRLQTALGWAATGRRHLTLTPLERDFLAAAGGLTRRRARRRRLLTVALAALLALSLTGGIASLHQGAQVAEQRDRVAAERDQARGRELARVADGLRTVDPVRAMLLSVAAWRLAPGAESRSSLTSSLYRRESAVFRPPPAPGAGIQAVSGDGLTLAAVSERGVRVYEVATGRQLAEWTAPQLTMGTGRAGLSHDGRLLAVVISQSVVVWETRTGRFVGVKRMPGENPGVIEPVFGDHDSLLALDANNHVAEIWDVNRDRVMRTGWDFDLRRFAVAPSGKIAVTVDVAGRLRVWRLPGFVQDHSFPAGCGGTFNVLGFSADSRFLICGGERIELWDTVTGKRVKQAAEVNEEQYGWLWAGSEPSAELGGDSVSGVRLSAGTRLAAGFSGATIRVWNVQAHQEILTYQAPGSVSGLWFDPDGRTLRYLLDDGIVSLDLRSETPGHKVPGDLSVSAISPDARWLAVELSVASQIRLWDIPGRRFIGALPAEAASDVLFDPTGKTMAVVPDFTHVEVRDVATQRRLWSYRAADGLIMTGRAFTHDGTTFAAVYTQNSQEETDYWLHEWEARSGREIRTVRLGTTVRDIAYMPDGRTLASALGRFIDTVTGKPVSVGYADAATGLPLVVVDPTGARLAVSGGGERVTLWDVRTLTPLAPDLRIAGKRVITMLFSPQGDVLATIDDSEALQLWDVATRQRIGEEIRVYDSDRVAELDAAFDSDGTRLRLANYSGFVYELPVAPASVAAAVCARAGRTLTPREWREHLGAVPYRDVCAAA, translated from the coding sequence ATGCGTTGCTCGCAGGAGACCCCGACCGGATCGGCGGATACTGGCTGGCGGGTCGCCTCGTTCTGCACCGCCAAGGTGATCGACGCCGACCTCGCAGCGGTCCCGCCGTACATCGTCAGCGAATACGTCGAAGGAGTCGATCTCCGCCGCGCCGGACGGCGTTTCGCCGGGGACGACCTGCACCGGCTGGCGACCGCCGTCGCGACCGCGCTGACCGCCGTGCACGAGGCCGGAGTCATCCACCGCGATCTCAAACCGGACAACGTCCTGCTCGGCCCCGACGGGCCCCGGGTGATCGACTTTGGCATCGCCCGTACCGCGGAGATGTCGCTGACCGTCAGCGGCCACATCGCCGGCACCCCGACCTATATGGCTCCTGAGATCTTCACCGGGCAGCGCGCGGGACCGGCGGCCGACGTGTTCGCCTGGGGCGGCGTCATGGTGTTCGCCGCCACCGGCCAGGACCCGTTCAGGGCCGACGCGCTCGGCGGGGTGATGCACCGGGTGCTGTCCCATGACCCCGATCTGGACGCGCTGCCGCCCAGCGTGCGTCCGCTGGTGGCCGCCGCGCTGAACAAGGATCCCGCGCGACGGCCGACCGCACGAGATCTCCTGCTCACCCTGGTAGGCGGTGCCGGGGAGACCGACCTGCTCGGTGCGGGCAGCAGTCGCGCCGGTGCCCTGCACGCGGGCGAAGTGATCGACCCCGGCCTCGGCACCCTGGCCGAGGATGCTTACACCATGCTCGAAGCCGATGAGCGTGAGCTCGTGCCCGAGCTGTTGCTGCGGCTGGTCGCGATCGGCGCCGACGGCCTGGAGACCGTACGGCGGGTGCCCTCGGTCGACCTGCTACCCGAGCGGCCCGAGGCGCGCCGCCGCATCCTGGACGTCTTCGCCTACCTGCTGGCCGAACGCGACGGCGAGGTCACCATCTCTCGCCCGGCCGTGCTGCGTGCCTGGCCGCGGCTGCGGAAGTGGGTGGAGACCGACCGCGACGGCCTGCCCATCATCGCCGAGATCACCCAGGCCGCCCGTATCTGGGACACGCACGGGCGCCGGGACGGCGACCTGCTTCAGGGCAGCCGGCTGCAGACGGCACTCGGCTGGGCCGCCACCGGACGACGGCATCTGACGCTCACCCCGCTGGAACGCGATTTCCTCGCCGCCGCGGGCGGCCTCACCCGGCGCCGTGCCCGGCGCCGCCGGCTGCTCACCGTGGCACTGGCGGCACTGCTGGCTCTGTCCCTGACCGGCGGCATCGCCTCGCTTCACCAGGGTGCCCAGGTCGCCGAGCAGCGCGACCGGGTGGCCGCGGAACGCGACCAGGCCCGCGGCCGCGAGCTCGCTCGCGTCGCCGATGGCCTGCGCACGGTCGACCCGGTCAGGGCCATGCTGCTCAGCGTCGCCGCCTGGCGACTCGCGCCGGGGGCGGAGAGCCGTTCCAGCCTGACCTCCTCCCTGTACCGGCGAGAAAGCGCCGTGTTCCGGCCCCCGCCGGCACCGGGGGCCGGAATCCAGGCGGTGAGCGGCGACGGGCTCACGCTGGCCGCCGTCAGCGAGCGCGGCGTGCGCGTGTACGAGGTGGCGACCGGCAGGCAGCTCGCGGAGTGGACCGCGCCCCAGCTGACCATGGGAACAGGGCGCGCCGGGCTGAGCCACGACGGCCGTCTGCTGGCGGTCGTGATCTCGCAGAGTGTCGTCGTGTGGGAGACCCGCACCGGCCGGTTCGTCGGGGTCAAGCGGATGCCGGGGGAGAACCCCGGGGTGATCGAGCCGGTCTTCGGTGATCACGACTCGCTCCTGGCACTCGACGCCAACAACCACGTGGCGGAGATCTGGGATGTGAACCGCGACCGGGTCATGCGAACGGGATGGGATTTCGATCTCCGGCGGTTCGCCGTCGCGCCCTCCGGAAAGATCGCCGTGACCGTGGACGTCGCCGGCAGGCTGCGCGTGTGGAGGCTGCCCGGCTTCGTGCAGGACCACAGCTTCCCGGCCGGCTGCGGCGGCACCTTCAACGTGCTCGGCTTCAGCGCGGACAGCCGGTTCCTGATCTGCGGCGGTGAGCGCATCGAGCTGTGGGACACCGTGACGGGTAAGCGCGTCAAACAGGCCGCCGAGGTGAACGAGGAGCAGTACGGCTGGCTCTGGGCAGGGTCAGAGCCGTCGGCGGAGCTCGGCGGCGACTCCGTCTCAGGAGTGCGGCTCAGCGCCGGCACCCGGCTGGCGGCCGGTTTCAGCGGGGCGACCATCCGGGTCTGGAACGTCCAGGCTCACCAGGAAATCCTGACCTACCAGGCCCCCGGCAGTGTCTCCGGTCTCTGGTTCGACCCGGACGGCCGGACCCTGCGCTACCTTCTCGACGACGGCATCGTCAGCCTCGATCTGCGCTCCGAAACCCCAGGACACAAGGTCCCCGGCGATCTGTCGGTCAGCGCGATCAGCCCCGACGCCCGATGGCTCGCGGTCGAGCTCTCCGTCGCCTCCCAGATCCGGCTGTGGGACATCCCCGGACGCCGCTTCATCGGGGCGTTGCCCGCGGAGGCGGCCTCGGACGTGCTGTTCGACCCCACGGGGAAAACCATGGCCGTCGTCCCGGACTTCACCCACGTGGAGGTGCGCGATGTCGCCACGCAGCGCAGACTGTGGAGCTACCGGGCCGCCGACGGCCTGATCATGACCGGTCGGGCGTTCACCCACGACGGGACGACCTTCGCCGCGGTGTACACCCAGAACTCCCAGGAAGAGACCGACTACTGGCTCCATGAATGGGAGGCGCGCAGCGGGCGCGAGATCAGAACCGTCAGGCTGGGCACCACGGTCCGCGACATCGCCTACATGCCCGACGGACGCACTCTGGCCTCGGCACTGGGCCGCTTCATCGACACCGTGACCGGCAAGCCCGTCAGCGTGGGCTACGCCGATGCCGCCACCGGACTCCCCCTGGTCGTCGTGGACCCGACCGGGGCGCGGCTGGCGGTCAGCGGCGGAGGCGAGCGGGTGACGCTGTGGGATGTCCGTACCCTGACGCCTTTGGCGCCGGATCTGCGCATCGCCGGCAAGCGAGTCATCACCATGCTGTTCTCTCCCCAGGGGGATGTGCTCGCCACGATCGACGACAGCGAGGCCCTGCAGCTGTGGGATGTCGCCACCCGGCAGCGGATCGGAGAGGAGATCAGGGTCTATGACAGCGACAGAGTCGCCGAGCTCGACGCGGCCTTCGACTCCGACGGCACCCGGCTGCGCCTCGCCAACTACAGCGGCTTCGTCTACGAGCTGCCCGTCGCGCCCGCTTCGGTGGCCGCCGCGGTCTGCGCACGGGCCGGCCGCACGCTCACCCCGCGAGAATGGCGCGAGCACCTCGGCGCCGTCCCCTACCGCGACGTCTGCGCCGCCGCGTGA
- a CDS encoding TetR/AcrR family transcriptional regulator: MEHNGQQVGRPRDSRVDEAITAAVQKLLGEVGYAGLTVAAVAERAGIGRASIYRRYATKHEMIFAAIVHGEVLEVPPDTGSLLGDLTALARVIVGHLSNPAAAGALMSLLGEIAADPALAERFTTTFVAPERAGNAELLERAVRRGEMERLPDIDLFHAMFGGTVLSWLFISHHDPHDLPERLARFACAALRSTAHQPLPSN; encoded by the coding sequence ATGGAGCACAACGGGCAACAGGTCGGGCGGCCGCGCGATAGCCGGGTGGACGAGGCCATCACCGCAGCCGTCCAGAAACTCCTGGGCGAGGTCGGATATGCGGGTCTGACGGTGGCCGCCGTGGCCGAGCGCGCTGGGATCGGCAGGGCCTCGATCTACCGGCGGTATGCCACCAAGCACGAGATGATCTTCGCCGCGATCGTCCACGGAGAAGTGCTGGAGGTTCCGCCCGACACCGGGTCGCTGCTCGGGGACCTGACCGCGCTGGCGCGGGTGATCGTTGGCCATCTGAGCAACCCCGCGGCCGCCGGCGCATTGATGAGCCTGCTCGGCGAGATCGCAGCCGATCCAGCACTCGCCGAACGGTTCACCACGACCTTCGTGGCACCGGAACGGGCCGGCAACGCCGAACTGCTGGAGCGAGCAGTGCGGCGCGGCGAGATGGAGCGGCTGCCTGACATCGACCTGTTCCACGCGATGTTCGGCGGCACTGTGTTGTCCTGGCTGTTCATCTCCCACCATGACCCGCACGACCTGCCCGAACGACTCGCCCGGTTCGCCTGTGCCGCACTCCGATCCACCGCCCACCAGCCGCTCCCATCCAACTGA